Proteins encoded together in one Penicillium digitatum chromosome 1, complete sequence window:
- a CDS encoding Protein kinase-like domain, which produces MADHNSPDYKFLYLQTEERRRQAEDEGRQEKERRERAEEEGRQEKERRERAEEEGRQEKERRERAEERRERAEERRERAEERRERAEEEGRQEKERRERAEEEGRQEKERRERAEEEGRQEKERRERAEEEGRQEKERRERAEEEGRQEKERRERAEERTQPTTFVDFLRLSHNLLSRPLRVETPSRSTRGKVPLPTGKYCPTRLEHWTDCSEQQSVLYRTVCSFLQLVPGGAPRLFSSLQELEGLAQQFSYTPISSEQELEAYERLAVEKHVYHIIAELCKIPAACEEFGLGHGIRLSNHTNSLTENTAIETDTSQPSSTYHPRPDQIYIHRADGITETILTTVEYKPPHKLPVAALRTGLRPMNLWNDLVRSNKIPTNQEAKLRYNAARLSCSALVQEYHVMIQEGLEFSYVTNGIARVLLRVPYDNPSTLEYFLCDPNSEIISEDGDFFQQPRTSVARTLCLCLMAFRSPIRDQEWRNSVRPRLRTWETSFNHARSQLSNTELEQIAIHSDSTTMDFPSPESGSSYALPSSSPDSPTTDGRRVPTRSYATCAPPNEQHRSQSPELSDSDPNHATGRKRGFSQVMSSPSARQATGRSESSQYQCNQSQRHNAQFCTQQCLLGLQTGGILDDRCPNVTLHRQGGDTFKHLIKSEDLVNLIKAELDENIDRCIPFGRRGSYGAPFKLTCAAYGYTVIGKGTTSGLWKEVSGEAQVYHILRKVQGAGEIRHMLLMGWGGESISTMELSPLLREEIRKSCKEIRSLGIIHEDFRHDNVLWNEELGRALIIDFHRISLRNRPNRHRLQNSKRRHCGTEAKPTKRLRVP; this is translated from the exons cgagctgaagagagacgagagcgagctgaagagagacgagagcgagctgaagagagacgagagcgagctgaagaggaaggccgacaggagaaagagagacgagagcgagctgaagaggaaggccggcaggagaaagagagacgagagcgagctgaagaggaaggccggcaggagaaagagagacgagagcgagctgaagaggaaggccggcaggagaaagagagacgagagcgagctgaagaggaaggccggcaggagaaagagagacgagagcgagctgaagagCGAACTCAGCCAACCACTTTCGTGGATTTCTTGCGACTTTCCCACAACTTGCTCTCCCGACCCTTGAGGGTCGAGACACCATCTCGCTCGACTAGAGGGAAAGTCCCCTTGCCCACTGGCAAATACTGCCCGACACGATTAGAGCATTGGACGGACTGTTCAGAACAACAGTCGGTTCTCTATAGGACCGTCTGTAGCTTCCTACAGTTGGTACCGGGGGGGGCGCCGCGTCTATTCTCTTCTTTGCAAGAGCTAGAAGGGTTAGCTCAACAATTTAGCTACACACCTATAAGCAGCGAGCAAGAACTGGAGGCTTATGAGAGACTCGCAGTGGAGAAACACGTCTACCATATTATAGCGGAGCTATGCAAAATACCTGCTGCTTGTGAAGAGTTCGGCCTTGGCCATGGCATTCGGCTCAGcaaccacaccaactccTTGACCGAGAATACAGCTATTGAGACGGATACGAGCCAACCTTCAAGCACATACCACCCAAGACCCGATCAAATCTATATCCATCGTGCCGATGGTATCACCGAAACTATCCTTACGACAGTCGAATATAAGCCACCGCATAAGCTTCCGGTTGCAGCCCTTCGAACCGGACTTCGGCCAATGAATTTATGGAATGATTTAGTCCGGTCGAATAAGATACCCACAAACCAGGAAGCAAAATTGAGGTACAATGCAGCTCGACTTAGTTGCTCTGCTCTTGTCCAGGAGTATCATGTGATGATCCAAGAAGGGCTTGAATTTTCCTACGTGACTAACGGGATCGCTCGGGTTCTCCTCCGTGTTCCCTATGATAATCCTAGCACGCTTGAATACTTTTTATGTGATCCTAATAGCGAGATAATTTCCGAAGACGGAGATTTTTTCCAGCAACCGCGAACTTCCGTTGCACGGACTCTATGCCTATGTTTGATGGCTTTCCGTTCGCCTATTCGCGACCAGGAATGGAGGAATTCCGTGCGACCTCGTCTTCGTACTTGGGAGACTAGTTTTAACCACGCTCGTTCTCAACTTTCCAATACAGAATTAGAGCAGATTGCTATACATTCCGACAGTACAACTATGGATTTCCCGAGTCCAGAATCTGGCTCATCTTACGCGCTACCGTCATCTTCACCGGATTCGCCCACAACGGACGGCCGTCGAGTGCCCACTAGATCCTATGCTACCTGTGCACCTCCTAATGAGCAACACCGCTCCCAGTCGCCGGAGCTATCTGACTCCGATCCGAACCACGCAACGGGAAGGAAGCGCGGATTCAGTCAAGTCATGTCCTCACCGTCTGCCCGACAAGCTACAGGTCGTTCCGAATCCAGTCAATATCAGTGCAATCAGTCACAGCGCCACAATGCGCAGTTTTGCACACAGCAGTGCTTGCTTGGGCTGCAGACTGGAGGCATTCTGGATGACCGTTGCCCAAATGTAACACTCCATCGTCAAGGCGGAGATACCTTCAAGCATCTTATCAAATCAGAGGATCTGGTGAACCTGATAAAAGCAGAATTAGACGAAAACATTGACCGATGTATACCCTTTGGAAGGCGCGGATCATACGGTGCTCCCTTTAAATTGACCTGTGCCGCATATGGCTATACTGTTATCGGGAAAGGAACCACGTCTGGATTGTGGAAAGAGGTCTCCGGGGAAGCGCAGGTATATCATATCCTACGGAAAGTTCAAGG AGCCGGGGAAATCCGTCACATGCTTCTCATGGGATGGGGTGGCGAAAGTATATCTACGATGGAGCTATCGCCTTTGCTTCGCGAAGAGATCCGCAAATCTTGCAAGGAAATCAGATCTTTGGGAATTATCCACGAAGATTTTCGGCATGACAATGTCCTTTGGAATGAGGAACTAGGACGGGCCTTGATCATCGACTTTCACCGTATTTCTTTGAGAAATCGGCCAAATCGGCATCGACTCCAAAACTCCAAGCGACGACACTGTGGAACGGAGGCGAAACCTACGAAACGTCTTCGTGTCCCCTGA